GGTTTGTCCGACACACCCGGTGACGTTCTTACAGCAGGAGGTGGGCACTGTGTTGTTGTGCGTCCGGGACCAAGAGGAATTATTCCAGTCTGTATAGTTGTTTATCCCACAGCACTGAAGCTGTAGTCGAAGGAAGGTTTGTTatacattttcagacattcgCACATTCCATCAAAAGTACATTATGGAGCTACATTACAGATTACaatatctatctatatctatatatctatatgtgtgtgtgtgtgatatatatatatatatagagagtgGCTTCCTTACTTGAGAGCATGTTAGTTGATGTTAGATTGTTCTAGCTTGTTCCTAATAGCTCAGAGCTGATATAATTACGACTGTGATTGTACCTGAGACTGCAGATAGTCCACAGCCCGAGTTTCTGTATTCTGCCCATCGTATTTGTCAAAGACGGAGCCCATGGAGACCTGAAGACCACCTTTAATCTATAAAACACAGATAGACAACACGTCGTTCAACCTGCAGCACTGGCTGAGACGTATATGTTGTATATGTTTTCACAAAAGCGGATATACGCACCCTGTTCATGTAGATAAAACCAAACACGAAAGCGGCTACCTCAGCAGCAAAAATGATCATGATTATTATGAAGAactggagggggaaaaaatatatatttaaatgtttgaattTGGTTATTGGCTGTAAGGTTCTGAACAAAATTTGCCTCAAAGACATTAGTCAAAACCCCTTTGAGCCAAAAAACGTCAAATATCGATAACTACTCCCACCCAGACTCTGAATGTTGGCGAAAGCTGTACTTACAAAGCTCAGGCCAACTGTGGACTCCCTCAGCGTAGCACAGCAGCCGACCAGGCCGATGAACAGCATCACTGCTGCCACAGCCAGGATGATGACCGCAGGAACCAGAGTGTACGTGTCCTCCAGGAAGTGATCGAAGTTGCTGTAGCTCTGGATCACGTAAGCCCCAACGTAGCACAGCGCAGCTCCAGCAGCCTGGAAGGGAATTG
This genomic stretch from Denticeps clupeoides unplaced genomic scaffold, fDenClu1.1, whole genome shotgun sequence harbors:
- the LOC114783385 gene encoding tetraspanin-36-like, which encodes MDCGIITSKTVLLILSLTFWAAGAALCYVGAYVIQSYSNFDHFLEDTYTLVPAVIILAVAAVMLFIGLVGCCATLRESTVGLSFFFIIIMIIFAAEVAAFVFGFIYMNRIKGGLQVSMGSVFDKYDGQNTETRAVDYLQSQLQCCGINNYTDWNNSSWSRTHNNTVPTSCCKNVTGCVGQTEQPDLLNTEGCEHKLEKLLQDVLSYAMLVILGFAIVKFFGMLSVCVITCRNKRTGYVPLYS